In Deltaproteobacteria bacterium, the DNA window AGGATCGGCTGGGCCTGCTGGACCGCTTTCTTAAAGGCCATGGAGGCCGCGATCTTGAAGGCCATTTCCGAAGAATCGACTTCGTGGGACTTGCCGTCATAAAAGCGGACCTTAAAGTCTACCACCGGATAGCCGGCCAGGACCCCGCTTTGCATGGATTCAGAGATGCCCTTTTCCACGGCCGGCACAAAATTCCTGGGCACGTTCATACCCACCAGGGCATCCTGAAATTCAAACCCCTTGCCCCGTTCCAGGGGAAAGACATCGATGTGGACCTCGGCGAATTGACCCCGGCCCCCGGTCTGTTTCTTGTGCCGGTAGACAATCCCCTTGGCCGGCTGGCGGAAGGTCTCCAGGTAAGGGATCTTGGGGGGTTTCAGGATCACTTCCACCCCGAATTTCCTCTTTAATTTTTCAACGGTCGCTTCCACGTGGACCTGACCCATGCCCGAGAGGATGATCTCTTTGGTCTGGGAATCCCGGTCCAGGCGTATGGTCGGGTCTTCTTCCATAAGACGGCTTAAAGATGAAAAGACCTTGTCTTCTTCTCCCTTATTTTTGGCCTCAATTGCATAGGAAATGACCGTAGAGGCCGGGGACGTAAAAGGAAAAAGGATGGGGTCTTTCTCGTCGGCCAGGGTATCGCCGGTCTCGGTTTCCTTTAATTTGGCCACGGCCAGGATATTACCCGGATACCCGACGGGAATGGGTTTTTGCGTTTTTCCTTCCAGGGCAAACAATTGTCCGAACCGTTCCTTCACCCCTTTATTGACATTATAGAAACCGGAATCGGCCGTAATTTCGCCGGAAAAAATACGGAAGATGGTCAGCCGGCCGGCATAAGGATCGGCCAGGGTTTTGAAGGCCAGGGCGGCGAAAGGGGTCTCGATGGAGGGTTCTTTTTTCTTCTCGGCCTTCGTTTTGGGATCCTGACCGATTCGAGAGCCCCGATCCAGGGGCGAAGGCAAGGCGCTGTTAATGGCCTCTAAAAGCAGGTCGATCCCCATGTTCTTCAAGGCTGAACCGCAGAATATCGGGAAAAGTCCCCCTCGTAAGACCCCTTTCCGCAGGCCTATGGATAACTCTTCGGGGGTCAATTCCTCCCCTTCCAGAAATTTTTCGATCAGAGAGTCATCCCCTTCGGCCAGATGTTCTACCAGGCTTTCCCGGTAGGTCTGGATCTCATCGGCCATGTCCGCCGGCAAGGGGACTTCCTTCCCCTCCCCCTGGATACCGGCATATTCCAGGGCCTTGTTATTTAAAAGAGAGACTACCCCTTTCAGGGTCTCACCCATACCTATGGGCAGGGTAAAAGGAACGGTTTTGATTTTCAAGATGGTCTGAATCGAGGTGAGGGTCTTTTGGAAATCGGCCCGCTCCCGGTCCAGCTTATTAATAAAAATCAAACGGGGAATTCCATATTGTTCGGCGGCCTGCCAGACCCGCTCGGTCTGGACCTTTACTCCGTCAACCGCATCGACCACCACCACCAGGCCGTCCAGGACCTGGAGGCAGGAAAAGGTATCGGCGATGAAATTCTCATCCCCCGGCGTATCGGCGAAAAAAATCGTGTGTTTCTTCCAATTATAATGCTGGAAAGATGTATTGATGGTCAAATGGCGTTTCAGTTCCTCGGGTTCAAAATCCAGGACCGATGACCCGTCATCCACCCGGCCCAGGCGATCAATGGTCTTGGTAGTATATAAAACGGCTTCCCCCAGGGAGGTTTTTCCAGCCCCGCTGTGGGCCACCAGACCAATGGTTCTGACTTTTTCAAGATTTTTTTCCATGCCTCATCCTTTCCCTATACTCATAAATGGTGCCTTTAACACGAAAATAAAGTTCTGGGTTAAGAGTTCGGAGTGCGGAGAAACCCATTTTCATGTTTCGTGGCGCCCCCTGGGGGGCATGAGGGTTTAATATCTTAATAAGTCAACAAAAGTCAAGAAATTTAACTTCACTACATAATTCCTTGACGGGCCGGTGATTTCTCAGGTAATACTGGATACTTGATTTCGGTTTTCGGATTGCGGATTTCTCCACCATCCCGCAACGAACAACGAGCAACGAGTAACTATTGAGACTTCGCCAAGTTAGAGAAAAATTCTCACCCTGGACCGGGCCCGTCAAGGGACGGATGGTCTCAGGATTGCTGCTGCTTACCCTGCTTTCGTTTGGTGTCTATCTGGCCTATATCTGGAGTGAACGGGCCGGCATCCGTAATTTACGCCAGAACGCCGAGCATCGGCTTGATATTTATGTCGGCAGTCTGTTGAGCGAGCTACGCCGCTATGATTACCTGCCCAAGGTATTGCGGTTGAACAACAAAGTGGTCGATCTCCTGCTCCATCCGGATGATCCCAGGCAGGTGGCCACGGCCAACCATTACCTGGAAGAGCTTAATCGGGAAGCAAAATCTTTAGCGATTTACATCATGGACCGCCAGGGTCTCACCCTGGCCTCCAGCAACTGGAACCAGCCCTTGAGCTTCGTGGCCAAGAACTATGCCTTCCGCCCTTATTTCCAGGATGCCCGGCACGGGTCGACCGGACGCTTTTACGGCATCGGCACGGTCAGTAATGAGCCGGGCTATTATCTGGCCCACGGTATCTTCCACGCCGGAAGACTGATCGGCGTGGCTGCTTTGAAGGTCAGCCTCGATAAGCTCGGTGAGTCCTGGAGCGGCGGGGGTGAGGCCGTTCTGGTGGTCGATGAAAACAGCGTAGTCTTTCTCACTTCAGTACCGGATTGGAAATTCAAAACCCTGAATCCGCTTTCGGAAGAAACCAGAAAAAAACTGGCCAGGACCAGACAATACTGGGGAATCGGTTCATTGGATCCGATTGGATTTAAAGAGGATGATCGTCTTTCTAAAAATGCCCGCCTGATAACCATTACCAAAGCCCTTCAGAACAAAGTGATGCAGTCCCTGTTGGAGCCCTATGTCCTGGCCACCAGCAGGTCTGTTCCGGAAACCGGCTGGCAACTCATCACCTTGTCCAACATGGCACCCGTCAAGGTGCTGGCCCGCAATACCGCTTTTGCCACCGGTCTGGCTTTGGGATTCCTGATGATCCTGGCCCTGTATCTGCAACAACGCCGACGGGCCATCGCCCAGAATATTGCGGCCAAGGAGGCCTTGCAGCGTGCCCATGATGAACTTGAACTCAAGGTCATTGAGCGCACCGCCGACCTGAGCACGGCCAACATCCATCTGCAGGAGGAAATCAATAAACGGAAGCATGCCGAACAGGTCCTCAAAGACGCCATGGAAGAACTGGTTCAAGCCGGGAAGATGGCCGCTCTGGGTCAGATGGCCAGTGGTATCACCCATGAATTAAATCAGCCTCTGGCGGCCTTGCGGACCCTTTCCGATAATGCCGTGGTCTTGCTGCAACGGGGTCGTGTTTCCGATGTGGAGGCCAATCTG includes these proteins:
- a CDS encoding sensor histidine kinase, with the protein product MRLRQVREKFSPWTGPVKGRMVSGLLLLTLLSFGVYLAYIWSERAGIRNLRQNAEHRLDIYVGSLLSELRRYDYLPKVLRLNNKVVDLLLHPDDPRQVATANHYLEELNREAKSLAIYIMDRQGLTLASSNWNQPLSFVAKNYAFRPYFQDARHGSTGRFYGIGTVSNEPGYYLAHGIFHAGRLIGVAALKVSLDKLGESWSGGGEAVLVVDENSVVFLTSVPDWKFKTLNPLSEETRKKLARTRQYWGIGSLDPIGFKEDDRLSKNARLITITKALQNKVMQSLLEPYVLATSRSVPETGWQLITLSNMAPVKVLARNTAFATGLALGFLMILALYLQQRRRAIAQNIAAKEALQRAHDELELKVIERTADLSTANIHLQEEINKRKHAEQVLKDAMEELVQAGKMAALGQMASGITHELNQPLAALRTLSDNAVVLLQRGRVSDVEANLEIICQLTERMGKITGQLKSFARKSPAHPRPVSVARVISETIALMEQRIHKEGVVLERDISPPEVWALCDGNRLAQVLVNLLSNALDAMAAVPERRLKIDVSQMAERVFIGVRDSGTGIPDSVMPHLFEPFFTTKEQGAGLGLGLAISTGILRDFGGVLKARNHSEGGAEFQIELRAADTEGSYV
- the fusA gene encoding elongation factor G, whose protein sequence is MEKNLEKVRTIGLVAHSGAGKTSLGEAVLYTTKTIDRLGRVDDGSSVLDFEPEELKRHLTINTSFQHYNWKKHTIFFADTPGDENFIADTFSCLQVLDGLVVVVDAVDGVKVQTERVWQAAEQYGIPRLIFINKLDRERADFQKTLTSIQTILKIKTVPFTLPIGMGETLKGVVSLLNNKALEYAGIQGEGKEVPLPADMADEIQTYRESLVEHLAEGDDSLIEKFLEGEELTPEELSIGLRKGVLRGGLFPIFCGSALKNMGIDLLLEAINSALPSPLDRGSRIGQDPKTKAEKKKEPSIETPFAALAFKTLADPYAGRLTIFRIFSGEITADSGFYNVNKGVKERFGQLFALEGKTQKPIPVGYPGNILAVAKLKETETGDTLADEKDPILFPFTSPASTVISYAIEAKNKGEEDKVFSSLSRLMEEDPTIRLDRDSQTKEIILSGMGQVHVEATVEKLKRKFGVEVILKPPKIPYLETFRQPAKGIVYRHKKQTGGRGQFAEVHIDVFPLERGKGFEFQDALVGMNVPRNFVPAVEKGISESMQSGVLAGYPVVDFKVRFYDGKSHEVDSSEMAFKIAASMAFKKAVQQAQPILLEPIVKISVTVPDESMGDVIGDLNSRRGKVLGVDSKGNYQVIQAQVPMAEVARYAPDLTAMTQGRGSFQSEFSHYEEIPAYMSEKVIQEAKAALEE